From the genome of Pelobates fuscus isolate aPelFus1 chromosome 11, aPelFus1.pri, whole genome shotgun sequence:
CCTGACGTGTTTGGGGAAGGAGCAGGCATTTGTCCAAGTTCAGCAGTGTTTGGGAGTTTCCGTGTCCCACGAGCCCAGTCTTTTAATAGCCTTTTAGtatggcccatagtcagtgggcaggagacTAGCCTCCACACTTCTCCAGGAGCCAGTGGCAAATGGGGTGTTTgtcacaaatattaaaatatgactATTTGTTGGcatgttttgttttcttgtatATAATTTGCTCCAGtgttgtgaattaaaaaaaaaaacatttttagaatataataatgtttacattttttgtagTCCATAGGTGTTTTCCTTTACTAAGCCTATATTCATATAATTTGTCATTATTCCTCCAAGAGCATATTCATTTCATGTTTTTCTAAGCTGGAAGCATAGGTTACGTGACCCAGAGTTGGCTCTCCTTGTCCATTCCTAATCCATGTTCATGTGCTGTGTTCAAAACTGATTCTAGCTTGGGTGGTTGCATTGTTTTTAGTGCCAATGTATTTGTGATTAAGCCTAAGAACAGAACAACTTCTCTTCTGTCTTCTTCTGCAATAACCACTGACTTACAGAACTAAATGCTCattttaaatgcatgtatgtacaATAAGACCAGGGAAGGAGACAGATCTTTGGTCGGGCGAGGAGTGCTTTGGATCAATTATCACATTACCTATGGATGAAAATTGATAAGGTCACTGCAGTAAAATAAGTGACTTTTTATATGTAggcataataaaaacacatacagtTGGTAAAGAAAATTAAGTTTTATTATAATAGAAATTAAAACACAATGACTGTTTTCCTGTTCTGATCTACTCTTCTGTCATCCTGGAATTTCTGTATTTTGTCACTCTTCTGGGAACACCAGGGAAATGTCCTTATACAGAAGAGTGTGAAAAGCCTTTCAGGGGCTTTGCTGTgatttattgtttaaaaatatcAAATCAGTCTACTCATCaacaattaataaaatatgttttttatctAGTTAGGCATGAACAAACCTAGGTAATTAAACacattaaattattaaattaaagcaAAGGATTACATTATGAATTTAATCCTTTGCTTCTTTCCTTGCAACGAGAAAAAAATTCCCATAGCTATCAGTAATGTCGAGATGTGAAGCCACGTCAGGAATCAAGAACACGTCCATCTCCTTAATGGTATAACCAGCATCTTCTACAGCGCCTCTCACTGTCTGTGCATCCAGGGGCAGGCAGAAGAAAGTTTGCTGACCAACTTTATAAAAGCTATCTCCAAGTACCCCAATGAGCACCAGATGGCCTCCTGGCTTCAGTAACGAGGTGATATTCCTCAGAGCACTCCGGTAACTGTTAATATCCTTACAAGCTGTTTCCAGGCACAATGTGGAAATCAAACCATCTGcaggagagatcactaatggaTCCAGCGGGTTACTCTTTGTCACATCACACCGGAGGACATGCTTTATGGTAGATCTTAGCttctcttctttctctctccACTTCTCTCTGGTTTACAGCAtgaaacagaaatatatatatttatgtattcatCTACTTTGAATATAttatgccaggggtaggcaacctttgacactctaTATGTTGTGGACAGAGAATGTTTAAAGTGGAATTCCTTGGGTTACTGTGGATTAAAGCATATAAAGCAGGGAttctaaaaggtagatccccatatgttctaaaactacagcttccatgatgctttgccattctaaaggcatggaaaggcttgcaaagcatcatgtctTTGTTGAAGGCTGCAACTCCTCACAGTACAGTGTGTTGATATGTATTTTGTAAAACgctgcagaatatattggcaTTACATAAACGATAATAATGGAAGAAAGCCTGAATGTGTCTTGTTACCCCGGACAATCCTGTGTCTATCTGTGGACTCACAATACTAATGAATATTTTATAACTCTATAAGGcagatataaaatgtaatatCTTCTAGAAATAATGTAATACATTCTCAGCTGTTCAGTATGTTGCCTATGTACCAATCATAAATGgtatctttattttaatttgatgatTATAGAGCCTCTTACCTGTCTCCTTCCAATTCACAAACAACCTTTGAGAAATCTGACCAATCATATGCTCCTGGTTCTCTCTTTAGCCACTTCTCAAGTTCCTGACGGTTCTTGTCAGTAAAATCTGTCGCAATTATAGATTTAAAAGCTTGACATGCAGAGAGAAGCTGGTAGATAGAGGGTCCAGTTCCAATGTCAATCAGAACATCACCTCCTATGTcacctggtaaaaaaaaaaaaaaaaaagttagttagTTGTTAGGGAGGTATGTATGGCTTAATGCATGTTACATGATAATTGAATTCTGAACTCATCAGATAGATATATTCACAAGGAATAGAGTAAACTCAGTCAGGGTTGTTCACTGGCTATTTGTGGCAAATTGAGATGGAAACTGCAAACATTCTGACGTAATAGACATatgcaaaaaatagtttttttttcagctTTGTAATTTTTCCGCCGAAAAATTGTAATTCTATGAATTTGGTGTCTCCACAAATTCTGCTATATGTTGTTAaccataaaaagaaaataaaaatactaatatGCATATAGaactacattttgttttaaattatgtgAACTATAGGAGTGTATGAAGTATTCTTATTATACTCcatcaaaaaataaacaatttggtGATGAGGGAGATACACACAAAAGTGAAAGAAGAGATTGAAGAAAGGCCTGGAGTGTTGGCTAGGGACAAGATGTGGAGGAAAATGGGAACAGGAGGAGGAAAGATCACAAATGTGGGAATGGGAAGAGAACACCACACGGGTAGAAATTGGGAGAGATGTAGGTGTTGGGGATGGGGAGAGAGAAGATTGGGAGCAGGGGCAGAATAACATAAGAACTAATGGAGCCTAAGCTCCAGACCCATGGCATAGGACcattgatctaaaaaaaaaaaaaaggtttcactaCTCCTCATGTGTTCGTTTTCTGTGGTGTTGATAGAAGGAACTGCATTTGGGAACTGAGGAGGGAAACAGTGGGACATAATTTGTGTGGACTGGCAGACTTTATAATAATTATAACGCactgtgcaaatgctcttgctgcttctatTTCTCTAGCGGCCCAACATACCGCTGTCATGATGTGACAGTGTGACATGTCCCCTTTCAGCTaaactcactacatccacctcttcCTCTGGCCCAGACTGCATACCAGGAGTTTCTGCATGCTTGGAAGAAGGGAAAGAGGAGTGGACTGTGAGTGCTAAATGCTGACAAGATTCAAAGTTTGTGGTTAGTGAGAGAATCAAAATTAAATCTAGGGGGCTTGTAAGATGGACAGATAGACTTGGCTGAGAGATAGAAGAGAGGAATTCACATAGGGTATGTGTaggcttaaagaaacactgtagtgttaggaataaaaaaaaactgtattgtcCTTCTGCCAATACCCAAAGGTAACCCCACCTGATGCTGAAAGGGCACATTTTCACTTTACAGATTTCCGTGCTCTAACTTCATGGcgatgggggaacctaatgtaaATAGGCGGCGAGCGCTGcgtgtgcattaggccttcctaAATAGAAATGCTTCAAATCAATCCTTTCCCATGGGGGATGTGAGGAAGACAGCTAATAGTGGTGGAGctaaccatgcaatgtaactaTTTGGTAAAACATTCTGCATAGTCTTCAATGAAGCTGAGAGGGTGGTAACAGACATCCCCAGGACATTAGACTCAGAAAAGTATCATTAAAACTAAACTGGCactttccatatatatatttatttattttttacacttttatgcACTGGTTTtcattttatgaaaaaaatatgtaatcatctctgatttaattattatttgccTCCATGACATCTCACACTTTCCCCTACCTGTGTTGCCATTTTCTTGTTCTCGAGTCAGAATCATTAATTATTTGACCCAAGATCACTCTCACTTGCTGCCCTTTCATTGAGCTGGGCACTGCCAGACACTTTCTCTTCTCCTCAGTAAAGCCATGGTCTCAGCTGACAGGGGAAGACTGATGTAAAAGTGCCGTGCTTTGCTCTGTGAAACACAAGCAGCTGGACAGGTGAGAGGGATCTTGGATGGAATAATGACTGATACAGACCCCAGATCACTCAAAATGACAACAGCGGCAGGGGAAAGCATAGAGGCAAAGGGGggcaataacaaaacaaaaaatcaatagggatttcaaaataaaaatttcaTAAATTGGAAGTACATAGCACtttggaaaataaatattaaaaagagtgactattttccttatttttcttaaaaattaAATGTCAACAGATAAGgttcaaattttattttttctgtactAGTGACCAGATATATGCAAAAAGAGCCATTCTTCCAACACATCAGAAGCTAAAAACACCTGGAGACTCAAACAGGGTACAGTAAGGACAAGCTGGCCCTGAATTGGGGTGTGCCCGGGCACAAATATGCAAAGAATTTGTCAATCAGGAGTAATGCAAAAGAAAATAATTCTGAGAATAAACAAAGGAAACAGCTGGGTGTACATACCAGATTTAAAGGCCTCAAAACATTTCTGGAGTCTGAAATTTAATATATCATCTCTCCCCTTCCCAAAACTGCAAAATGAAGATAAATAATCTCTCGGCTCAAAGCTGAACTGGTAAACATCTCCTCCGGTAAATGTCATCTCGTCAGCTATATACAAACTTTAATTTGGCTATTCGGTCAACACCTAGAACCTTTACTCAGAAATAACTGGCACCTGAATAGTATGTTTAATAATTAACAAAAAGAATGGTTCAGCATTATTCAGAAGTAACGTAGTGTTATTTCATTTTCATAGTAGGAAGTCCACACATAGTAGTTCAAGccaaaatgtttgtatttttgtatttccttCTGTGCACTAAATACAAAGACATTATTTTTCTGAAAGTGCAAgagcattctttttttatttggaattcaTTCCTGGTTTTGTAATGTGAGAGGTCTGTACACCACCCCACTTTAGAAGATGCTCACCCATTTTGTTTTGTACGTGTATTTAATCATTAATTGTTGTCAGTTATCTTGATGCCTTTTAAATATTAAGTGTTAAACATcactaaacaatattttttaaaaaaaaagctatttaccCAGTCATTAAAATATgtgctggggggcggggccgggcggggGAACTGAACAGACGCTTGCAGCATGAGCTCCCGTCTGAATACTCACTTTCAAGGAAATTAACCCGATTTCCAAGCAATTTAACCCCATGTAATTGCATCACCCATGTCAGGGAAGCAAAGGAGATCATAACGAGACGTTTCAAGAACCGCTGAGACACGGGAAACGCGGCTACATCACTGGGGCCTACTGCAGCGCTAACCAACCCGTTTTGCGGCCTGGGAAGAGGCGAGGgcgcgggtgaggcggccgatcacccagcCTGGAGCCCCCTGGAAGCAGATCTCAAAGCAACAGACGACCATCCAccagcctccctccccccccccgccagtgagggatatcccggcaccaacGGTACAGTTAAGGCAGAGACCCACGGCCCAAGGCCTGCTCGAGCCAAGAATCACCaagcccaaaatggcggacgccatgcgCCAGCCGGCAGGCATGGGGGCCTGTGGGGACCCAGCGACTGACTCACTTACAAAGCTCAACGAGATTTTCGCTGCCTTCTGGGCCAAGATATGGTCGAGGAAGCTGAACACGGTTCCAGTCAAACAGGCTATTACTGCACCTACACCCCCGGCAATTTCATGCCTTCAGAGCGGAAGCAGAATGACAACTGCTGGCGGCTCCTTGAAGAGGCGCCGACGTCGGTACCGGCAACACAGGCAGAAACGAAAAGTCTGCCCCACGACTAACATCCACCCTCACCCCAACTCACCACAACTCCGAACCAGAACGGAAGCACCTTGCCCAGCAGGGCAGCACAGACCCCCCGACAACGTAAACCTCCGCCAACACCTGCTGGACGCCTGGCACCTACTCATCTTCATGCCTCCGACGCTCCAGGTGACAAGGGTTCTGGGGGACTGTAGCTGGCACCCAGAGGGGATCGGGTGAACAGAGGCACAGAACCGGAGTCTGCCAGGCATGTTTCACCACAGCTGGACTTCCTCACCATGCCCCCTAATACAAGAACTGTTCTCTGCACACTAGCTTGACACACAGTACAGTAATAGTCCTAACATGTTATTCCTTTATTTTGCGCAGAGTTTTTGTGCTTACTCCTTACCTGAGTTTATTTTAACAGCTCATGCTTTGTGTTATCAGCTAGGACAACTAATGGGGCAGCCCAtgcatgttataaaaaaaaaattgtggaaatACTGTTGGTTTAAATTCACATTTAACACCAAGCTATCATTGACTCAAACATAAAAATCTCCTTCTCAAATGCTATGCTACACACCTTACCATCGCTTTAAGAATGACTTGCCTGAGCATATGCATAATATCGAGTCTAGCATGTTTACTATAAAATATTGTTATCTTATGTTCTCCATGTTATTTAAAAATGCGCTACTCTCTATGCCACAGTTTAGCCTGTTTAAAATTTACTTGTACGCTGTCGTGGCGTCTTTCAATGCTTATGTACCCTCctgcgcaaaaaaaa
Proteins encoded in this window:
- the LOC134577980 gene encoding nicotinamide N-methyltransferase-like, with protein sequence MTFTGGDVYQFSFEPRDYLSSFCSFGKGRDDILNFRLQKCFEAFKSGDIGGDVLIDIGTGPSIYQLLSACQAFKSIIATDFTDKNRQELEKWLKREPGAYDWSDFSKVVCELEGDREKWREKEEKLRSTIKHVLRCDVTKSNPLDPLVISPADGLISTLCLETACKDINSYRSALRNITSLLKPGGHLVLIGVLGDSFYKVGQQTFFCLPLDAQTVRGAVEDAGYTIKEMDVFLIPDVASHLDITDSYGNFFLVARKEAKD